The genomic region GGCACCTGGAGAACGTCTCCCCGATAGATCCAGACCTTTACGCCGATCTGTCCCATCGTGGTCTTGGCCTCAAAGAAGCCATACTGAATGTCGGCCCGCAGGGTATGGAGCGGTACCCGGCCTTCACGATACCATTCGGTCCTTGCGATCTCGCCGCCCGCCAGTCTTCCGGCGCACATTATCTTAATGCCCTGAGCGCCCAACCTGAGCGCTGAGGTCACTGACTTCTTCATGGCCCTGCGAAACGCGATCCTGCGCTCCAGCTGGAGTGCTATATTCTCGGCCACAAGCTGGGCATCGAGCTCCGGACGCCTGATCTCCTGGATATTGATGTACATCTGTTTGCCGGTCATGGTCTCAAGATCTTTCTTGAGCTTGTCTACTTCAGCACCCTTTTTGCCGATAATAATGCCGGGCCGGGCGGTATGAATGTTGATCTTTGCCTTCTGGCCTGCGCGCTCTATTTCAATCTTGGAGACCCCGGCATGCATGAGCCTCTCCTTAACGATCTTGCGGATCTTGAGATCCTCATGCAGCAGCGTTGCGTAATTCTTCTGG from Nitrospirota bacterium harbors:
- the rpsC gene encoding 30S ribosomal protein S3, with product MGQKVHPIGFRLGVIKTWDSRWFSQKNYATLLHEDLKIRKIVKERLMHAGVSKIEIERAGQKAKINIHTARPGIIIGKKGAEVDKLKKDLETMTGKQMYINIQEIRRPELDAQLVAENIALQLERRIAFRRAMKKSVTSALRLGAQGIKIMCAGRLAGGEIARTEWYREGRVPLHTLRADIQYGFFEAKTTMGQIGVKVWIYRGDVLQVPKPIATA